A stretch of the Tachysurus fulvidraco isolate hzauxx_2018 chromosome 18, HZAU_PFXX_2.0, whole genome shotgun sequence genome encodes the following:
- the LOC113663677 gene encoding UTP--glucose-1-phosphate uridylyltransferase-like isoform X1: protein MRNSSVVNKDPVIVSSVTVLCGARIPEIWGCWKLSRGGLNGAMTEFQEKLRQQHENSMHKELEKLLSTAKGAEAEVSRKDFEGFKQLFHRFLQVKGPAVEWPKINRPPEDSIQPYERIRAKSLPQGVAEGLNKLAVVKLNGGLGTSMGCKGPKSLISVRNENTFLDLTVRQIEHLNKTYNADVPLVLMNSFNTDEDTKKILQKYAHHRVKIHTFNQSRYPRINKESLLPVATFMGLTGENSEAWYPPGHGDIYASFYNSGLLDQLISEGKEYIFVSNIDNLGATVDLHILNHLMSQPADKRCEFVMEVTDKTRADVKGGTLIQYDKKLRLLEIAQVPKAHVDEFKSVTKFKIFNTNNLWISLPAIKRLHDQNAMDLEIIVNPKTLDGGLNVIQLETAVGAAIKSFDNALGINVPRSRFLPVKTTSDLLLVMSNLYTMDAGSLTMSEKREFPTTPHVKLGSSFTKVQDFLRRFESIPDMLELDHLTVSGDVTFGKQVTVKGTVIIIANHGDRIDIPAGAMLENKIVSGNLRILDH from the exons ATGAGGAACAGTAGTGTTGTGAATAAGGATCCGGTGATCGTCTCCTCGGTTACTGTCCTGTGTGGTGCTCGGATCCCTGAAATCTGGGGATGTTGGA aaCTGAGTCGAGGTGGTCTGAACGGAGCGATGACGGAGTTCCAGGAGAAGCTCAGGCAGCAGCATGAAAACTCCATGCACAAGGAGCTCGAGAAGCTTCTCTCCACTGCTAAGGGTGCAGAAGCAGAG GTCTCCAGAAAAGATTTCGAGGGGTTTAAGCAGCTGTTCCACAGGTTCCTCCAGGTGAAGGGTCCGGCTGTGGAATGGCCCAAGATCAACAGACCTCCTGAGGACTCG ATCCAACCGTACGAGAGGATCCGGGCGAAGTCGTTACCTCAGGGCGTCGCTGAGGGTCTGAACAAACTGGCGGTGGTGAAGCTGAACGGAGGTCTGGGCACCAGCATGGGCTGTAAAGGCCCGAAGAGTCTGATCAGCGTCCGCAATGAGAACACCTTCCTGGACCTGACCGTGCGACAGATAGAG catcTGAATAAAACCTACAACGCCGACGTTCCTCTGGTGCTGATGAACAGCTTTAACACGGATGAAGACACCAAGAAGATCCTGCAGAAATACGCTCACCACCGTGTCAAAATACACACCTTCAACCagagcag ATATCCTCGGATCAATAAGGAGTCTTTGTTGCCAGTGGCGACTTTTATGGGTCTGACGGGGGAAAACTCTGAGGCGTGGTACCCACCGGGTCACGGAGACATCTACGCCAGCTTCTATAACTCTGGCCTGCTGGATCAGCTCATCTCTGAGGGTAAGGAGTATATCTTTGTGTCCAACATCGATAACCTGGGTGCGACCGTCGACCTGCACATCCTCAACCACCTGATGAGCCAACCAGCCGACAAGCGCTGCGAGTTTGTAATGGAGGTCACCGACAAGACCCGTGCTGACGTCAAG GGTGGGACTCTGATTCAGTACGACAAGAAGCTCAGGCTGCTGGAGATCGCCCAGGTTCCCAAAGCGCACGTCGACGAGTTCAAATCCGTCACCAAGTTCAAGATCTTCAACACCAACAACTTGTGGATCAGCCTGCCTGCTATCAAAAGGCTGCACGATCAGAACGCCATGGACTTGGAGATCATCGTTAACCCCAAG ACACTGGATGGTGGTCTGAACGTGATCCAGTTGGAAACAGCTGTCGGTGCTGCTATCAAAAGCTTTGACAACGCTCTGGGCATCAACGTCCCGCGCAGCCGTTTCCTGCCTGTTAAGACCACCTCGGACCTCCTGCTGGTCATGTCCAACCTGTACACCATGGACGCGGGCTCTCTCACCATGAGCGAGAAGAGAGAGTTCCCCACAACGCCACATGTCAAACTAGGCAGCTCCTTCACCAAG GTGCAAGACTTCCTGCGGAGGTTTGAGAGCATCCCAGACATGCTGGAGCTTGATCACCTCACCGTGTCGGGAGACGTCACTTTCGGCAAGCAGGTCACAGTGAAG GGCACAGTGATCATCATCGCTAATCACGGAGACCGGATCGACATTCCAGCCGGAGCGATGCTGGAAAACAAGATCGTCTCCGGGAACTTGCGCATCCTGGACCACTGa
- the LOC113663677 gene encoding UTP--glucose-1-phosphate uridylyltransferase-like isoform X3 codes for MTEFQEKLRQQHENSMHKELEKLLSTAKGAEAEVSRKDFEGFKQLFHRFLQVKGPAVEWPKINRPPEDSIQPYERIRAKSLPQGVAEGLNKLAVVKLNGGLGTSMGCKGPKSLISVRNENTFLDLTVRQIEHLNKTYNADVPLVLMNSFNTDEDTKKILQKYAHHRVKIHTFNQSRYPRINKESLLPVATFMGLTGENSEAWYPPGHGDIYASFYNSGLLDQLISEGKEYIFVSNIDNLGATVDLHILNHLMSQPADKRCEFVMEVTDKTRADVKGGTLIQYDKKLRLLEIAQVPKAHVDEFKSVTKFKIFNTNNLWISLPAIKRLHDQNAMDLEIIVNPKTLDGGLNVIQLETAVGAAIKSFDNALGINVPRSRFLPVKTTSDLLLVMSNLYTMDAGSLTMSEKREFPTTPHVKLGSSFTKVQDFLRRFESIPDMLELDHLTVSGDVTFGKQVTVKGTVIIIANHGDRIDIPAGAMLENKIVSGNLRILDH; via the exons ATGACGGAGTTCCAGGAGAAGCTCAGGCAGCAGCATGAAAACTCCATGCACAAGGAGCTCGAGAAGCTTCTCTCCACTGCTAAGGGTGCAGAAGCAGAG GTCTCCAGAAAAGATTTCGAGGGGTTTAAGCAGCTGTTCCACAGGTTCCTCCAGGTGAAGGGTCCGGCTGTGGAATGGCCCAAGATCAACAGACCTCCTGAGGACTCG ATCCAACCGTACGAGAGGATCCGGGCGAAGTCGTTACCTCAGGGCGTCGCTGAGGGTCTGAACAAACTGGCGGTGGTGAAGCTGAACGGAGGTCTGGGCACCAGCATGGGCTGTAAAGGCCCGAAGAGTCTGATCAGCGTCCGCAATGAGAACACCTTCCTGGACCTGACCGTGCGACAGATAGAG catcTGAATAAAACCTACAACGCCGACGTTCCTCTGGTGCTGATGAACAGCTTTAACACGGATGAAGACACCAAGAAGATCCTGCAGAAATACGCTCACCACCGTGTCAAAATACACACCTTCAACCagagcag ATATCCTCGGATCAATAAGGAGTCTTTGTTGCCAGTGGCGACTTTTATGGGTCTGACGGGGGAAAACTCTGAGGCGTGGTACCCACCGGGTCACGGAGACATCTACGCCAGCTTCTATAACTCTGGCCTGCTGGATCAGCTCATCTCTGAGGGTAAGGAGTATATCTTTGTGTCCAACATCGATAACCTGGGTGCGACCGTCGACCTGCACATCCTCAACCACCTGATGAGCCAACCAGCCGACAAGCGCTGCGAGTTTGTAATGGAGGTCACCGACAAGACCCGTGCTGACGTCAAG GGTGGGACTCTGATTCAGTACGACAAGAAGCTCAGGCTGCTGGAGATCGCCCAGGTTCCCAAAGCGCACGTCGACGAGTTCAAATCCGTCACCAAGTTCAAGATCTTCAACACCAACAACTTGTGGATCAGCCTGCCTGCTATCAAAAGGCTGCACGATCAGAACGCCATGGACTTGGAGATCATCGTTAACCCCAAG ACACTGGATGGTGGTCTGAACGTGATCCAGTTGGAAACAGCTGTCGGTGCTGCTATCAAAAGCTTTGACAACGCTCTGGGCATCAACGTCCCGCGCAGCCGTTTCCTGCCTGTTAAGACCACCTCGGACCTCCTGCTGGTCATGTCCAACCTGTACACCATGGACGCGGGCTCTCTCACCATGAGCGAGAAGAGAGAGTTCCCCACAACGCCACATGTCAAACTAGGCAGCTCCTTCACCAAG GTGCAAGACTTCCTGCGGAGGTTTGAGAGCATCCCAGACATGCTGGAGCTTGATCACCTCACCGTGTCGGGAGACGTCACTTTCGGCAAGCAGGTCACAGTGAAG GGCACAGTGATCATCATCGCTAATCACGGAGACCGGATCGACATTCCAGCCGGAGCGATGCTGGAAAACAAGATCGTCTCCGGGAACTTGCGCATCCTGGACCACTGa
- the LOC113663677 gene encoding UTP--glucose-1-phosphate uridylyltransferase-like isoform X2: MSVLSVAELSRGGLNGAMTEFQEKLRQQHENSMHKELEKLLSTAKGAEAEVSRKDFEGFKQLFHRFLQVKGPAVEWPKINRPPEDSIQPYERIRAKSLPQGVAEGLNKLAVVKLNGGLGTSMGCKGPKSLISVRNENTFLDLTVRQIEHLNKTYNADVPLVLMNSFNTDEDTKKILQKYAHHRVKIHTFNQSRYPRINKESLLPVATFMGLTGENSEAWYPPGHGDIYASFYNSGLLDQLISEGKEYIFVSNIDNLGATVDLHILNHLMSQPADKRCEFVMEVTDKTRADVKGGTLIQYDKKLRLLEIAQVPKAHVDEFKSVTKFKIFNTNNLWISLPAIKRLHDQNAMDLEIIVNPKTLDGGLNVIQLETAVGAAIKSFDNALGINVPRSRFLPVKTTSDLLLVMSNLYTMDAGSLTMSEKREFPTTPHVKLGSSFTKVQDFLRRFESIPDMLELDHLTVSGDVTFGKQVTVKGTVIIIANHGDRIDIPAGAMLENKIVSGNLRILDH; encoded by the exons ATGTCGGTTCTGTCGGTTGCGG aaCTGAGTCGAGGTGGTCTGAACGGAGCGATGACGGAGTTCCAGGAGAAGCTCAGGCAGCAGCATGAAAACTCCATGCACAAGGAGCTCGAGAAGCTTCTCTCCACTGCTAAGGGTGCAGAAGCAGAG GTCTCCAGAAAAGATTTCGAGGGGTTTAAGCAGCTGTTCCACAGGTTCCTCCAGGTGAAGGGTCCGGCTGTGGAATGGCCCAAGATCAACAGACCTCCTGAGGACTCG ATCCAACCGTACGAGAGGATCCGGGCGAAGTCGTTACCTCAGGGCGTCGCTGAGGGTCTGAACAAACTGGCGGTGGTGAAGCTGAACGGAGGTCTGGGCACCAGCATGGGCTGTAAAGGCCCGAAGAGTCTGATCAGCGTCCGCAATGAGAACACCTTCCTGGACCTGACCGTGCGACAGATAGAG catcTGAATAAAACCTACAACGCCGACGTTCCTCTGGTGCTGATGAACAGCTTTAACACGGATGAAGACACCAAGAAGATCCTGCAGAAATACGCTCACCACCGTGTCAAAATACACACCTTCAACCagagcag ATATCCTCGGATCAATAAGGAGTCTTTGTTGCCAGTGGCGACTTTTATGGGTCTGACGGGGGAAAACTCTGAGGCGTGGTACCCACCGGGTCACGGAGACATCTACGCCAGCTTCTATAACTCTGGCCTGCTGGATCAGCTCATCTCTGAGGGTAAGGAGTATATCTTTGTGTCCAACATCGATAACCTGGGTGCGACCGTCGACCTGCACATCCTCAACCACCTGATGAGCCAACCAGCCGACAAGCGCTGCGAGTTTGTAATGGAGGTCACCGACAAGACCCGTGCTGACGTCAAG GGTGGGACTCTGATTCAGTACGACAAGAAGCTCAGGCTGCTGGAGATCGCCCAGGTTCCCAAAGCGCACGTCGACGAGTTCAAATCCGTCACCAAGTTCAAGATCTTCAACACCAACAACTTGTGGATCAGCCTGCCTGCTATCAAAAGGCTGCACGATCAGAACGCCATGGACTTGGAGATCATCGTTAACCCCAAG ACACTGGATGGTGGTCTGAACGTGATCCAGTTGGAAACAGCTGTCGGTGCTGCTATCAAAAGCTTTGACAACGCTCTGGGCATCAACGTCCCGCGCAGCCGTTTCCTGCCTGTTAAGACCACCTCGGACCTCCTGCTGGTCATGTCCAACCTGTACACCATGGACGCGGGCTCTCTCACCATGAGCGAGAAGAGAGAGTTCCCCACAACGCCACATGTCAAACTAGGCAGCTCCTTCACCAAG GTGCAAGACTTCCTGCGGAGGTTTGAGAGCATCCCAGACATGCTGGAGCTTGATCACCTCACCGTGTCGGGAGACGTCACTTTCGGCAAGCAGGTCACAGTGAAG GGCACAGTGATCATCATCGCTAATCACGGAGACCGGATCGACATTCCAGCCGGAGCGATGCTGGAAAACAAGATCGTCTCCGGGAACTTGCGCATCCTGGACCACTGa